The DNA region TCGCGGGAATGGCTAACCAAACGGTTATTTTTGCGATGCCAGGTTCGACGGGGGCATGTCGTCTAGGTTGGGAAAAGTTAATCAAGGAGCAGCTTGACGCGCGTCATCGCCCTTGTAATTTTATGCCTCATCTTTCCGCTTAAAAATTCTAATAAGGAATGATATCCATGTCTCAATTTACCCATATTAATGCTTCTGGTGAAGCTAACATGGTTGATGTCTCTGCTAAACAAGAAACGGTACGTGAAGCTCGGGCAGAAGCTTGGGTGAGTATGTCAAAAGAAACGTTAGATTTGATCGTTTCAGGCTCCCATCATAAAGGCGATGTCTTTGCGACGGCTCGCATTGCGGGCATTCAAGCTGCTAAAAAAACATGGGATTTGATCCCGTTATGTCACCCACTATTGCTATCAAAAGTTGAAGTGCAACTAGAAGCAAAACCAGAAACTAACCAAGTTCGTATTGAATCTGTGTGTAAATTGGCGGGAAAAACCGGGGTAGAAATGGAAGCGTTAACGGCGGCTTCCGTGACCGCACTGACCATTTATGATATGTGCAAAGCGGTACAAAAAGACATGGTGATAGGAAACGTACGTTTGCTTGAGAAAACCGGTGGTAAGTCTGGTCATTTCGTTGTGGCTAATTAATACGATATTCAAGGTTATAAACATGATTAAAGTTTTGTTTTTTGCTCAAACGCGTGAACAAATTGGTGTGGATTCAGTGATGGTTGATGTGGATAACATCACAGCGGATGATCTGCGTGAACATCTTTGTGCTAAAGGTAATGAATGGGCGCAAGCGCTTCAAACTGGAAAGCTATTAGTTGCGATCAACCAAGATATGGTATCAATGGTGTCTATGGTCAAAACCGGCGATGAAGTCGCGTTCTTTCCACCGGTGACCGGAGGTTAATATGTCTCAAATTGAAATGGTTTCAGTGCAATATGACGATTTTGATATTGGATTAGAATATCAACGTTTATCAGAAGGTACACAAGCTGGTGCCGTGGTGACCTTTGTCGGTAAAGTGAGAGATATGAATCTTGGAGATTCAGTGACGGGGCTAAGTCTTGAGCATTATCCGGGAATGACGGAACGTTCATTAGTGTCGATTTGTGAACAAGCAAAACAGCGTTGGCCATTATTGAATATCCGTGTGATTCATCGCGTTGGTGATTTGAATTTAGGCGATCAAATTGTATATGTGGGCGTTTCTAGTTCCCATCGTAATGCTGCTTTTGAAGCCTGTGAATTCGTGATGGATTATTTAAAGACACAAGCGCCTTTCTGGAAAAAAGAACGTACTGTTGATGATGTCCGTTGGGTGGAGTCGCGCGATTCAGATGCAACAGCGGCGGAGCGATGGCAGTCTTGAATTTCTCTTTAAATTCATAACGGGTTTGTTCGTAATGGGGTTTATGACGAGATAAAACATTAGAAAGGAAAGCCTCTGTATTCCGAGGCTTTTTGTTATTTATTGATTAACCTAATGAAGGGTAAGTCTTAAAACGTACCCCCATCATATGTTCCATACAATGCACGACTTGGCAGCTATAACCAAACTCGTTGTCATACCAAATATACAATACACAACGGTTGTCTTGTGCGATAGTCGCGGCGCCATCAATGACTCCTGGGTAGCGAGAACCGACAATATCGGTCGAAACAATTTCAGTCGATTGTGTGTAATCAATTTGTGGTGATAAAGCAGAATTAAACGCCATTTGTTGTAAATAGTGATTTAATTCCTCTTTTTCAGCGGCATTTTCTAAGTTTAGATTGGCTACCGCCATTGAAACGTTGGGTGTTGGAACACGGATGGCATTACCGGTTAATTTATTGGCTAATTCAGGGAGTGCTTTTGAGACAGCTTTCGCTGCACCTGTTGACGTTAACACCATATTCAATGATGCGCTGCGACCACGACGTTCGCCGCTGTGAAAGTTATCGATTAAGTTTTGATCGTTAGTGTAAGAATGAACGGTTTCGATGTGGCCAGATGTGATGCCATATTTATCATTCATTGCTTTTAATACAGGAGTAATCGCATTGGTGGTGCAGCTTGCCGCTGAAATAATACTGTCGGTAACTTCAATATCTTGGTGGTTAACGCCAAAGACAATGTTTTTAATTTCACCTTTGCCAGGAGCCGTCAGTAATACTTTTGATGTGCCTGAACATTCTAAGTGTTGCCCTAGTCCATCGGTATCACGCCATACACCTGTATTGTCAACAACAAGCGCGTCTTTAATATTGTAATCTGTATAATTCACCTCTTGTGGTGAATTGGCGTAAATGAATTGAATATAATTGCCATTGACGATCAAGGCATTATTTTCTTTATCGATGATGATGCTGCCATTGAACTGCCCATGAACGGAATCTCGGCGTAGCAAATTAGCACGTTTTTCTAAATCTCCCTCTTTACCACCACGCACAACAATCGCGCGCAACCTTAACGGGTAGCCAGGGCCACTTTTTTCAACTAATAAACGAGTCAATAACCGACCAATTCGACCAAACCCATATAGCACAACGTTTTTGGGTTCCGCGATTGTTTGACCGCTTAATGCATCACTTAACGCTGATGCTAAAAAATGAGAAGGGCTGTCGGTGTGTGAGTGATGTTGAACATATTGTTGAGTCAGCTTACCAATATCAATGTAACAAGGGGAAAGGGGAAGTTGGCAAAGCTGCTTTATTAATGGTTCAACTTGTTGAAGGGTGAGGTTTGATTGAGTGTAGCGTTGTGAAAGGTGGGTTAATTTGATAATGTCAATAGTGCCAGCATTGACTAGGGTTTTGCCGAACATCAGTAGTTCAACTCCTTTTTGTCGATAGAGTTGAGCTATTTTGGGCAGCAAGTTCTCAGCAATGGTTTGGGATTGTTGCCATTCTTGTTGATGGACTTGTGGATTCATTTTAATACCTTTGGATTACGCTATTGGATGAGCATCAAAACGATGCGTTTAATGTGCGCTCACTCTTATAGGTTCGAGACAGTCACACTGGCAAACTCAAGCTTGTCGATGTGTTTCACTCTTAATCGGTGAATGGGATCACTGAGTAATTATATCAATATGATAATTACTGACTGGCTTATGTGAATTTGCTAGCAGATTGTACTGAGTGGAGTATTTATTCTGCTACGAAAAATAAATCGAACTTGGTATTTTGTTATCTAGCTCACGAAAGAATCTGCGTGTTCAGCGACAGATAAAAGAAAAAGGCCGATGATTGTTCGTCGGCCTTTGTTTATTTTAGGTGTGTAGGTTTATTTGTAGGGTATTTATTGGCAGCTTGTTGCGCCTAAATTTTTCCATACACCCCATTCACCAGTTTGTGATGGGTTTTCACCCGTCGTCCACCATTTGGCTTCATACAAAGTACCATCTAGCGTGACTTGGTCTCCTCCATTATAAACCGCCGTTGTATCCCAAGCATTGTCACATGTAGGGTCTGTCGTACCTGAGGTTTTTAGGACAACGACGGAAGCTGAAGCTTCACTTGTCAACTCACCATCACTAACCGTGACAGAAAAGTTAAGCGTTGTATCTTGCTCGTATTCACCGGCAACAAAGCTAATGCTTGAACCAGAACCGCTCACTCCTGAAGGAAGTGTCCATGTGTACGTTAAGCTATCGCCTTCAGCATCGGTAGAGCTCGAGGCATCAACGACAACCGTGTCACCAGCATTGGCTTGTGATGGTGCGATTAACCTGGCAACAGGTGCTGTATTTTCAGGAGTAAC from Vibrio casei includes:
- the moaC gene encoding cyclic pyranopterin monophosphate synthase MoaC; protein product: MSQFTHINASGEANMVDVSAKQETVREARAEAWVSMSKETLDLIVSGSHHKGDVFATARIAGIQAAKKTWDLIPLCHPLLLSKVEVQLEAKPETNQVRIESVCKLAGKTGVEMEALTAASVTALTIYDMCKAVQKDMVIGNVRLLEKTGGKSGHFVVAN
- a CDS encoding glyceraldehyde-3-phosphate dehydrogenase, which translates into the protein MNPQVHQQEWQQSQTIAENLLPKIAQLYRQKGVELLMFGKTLVNAGTIDIIKLTHLSQRYTQSNLTLQQVEPLIKQLCQLPLSPCYIDIGKLTQQYVQHHSHTDSPSHFLASALSDALSGQTIAEPKNVVLYGFGRIGRLLTRLLVEKSGPGYPLRLRAIVVRGGKEGDLEKRANLLRRDSVHGQFNGSIIIDKENNALIVNGNYIQFIYANSPQEVNYTDYNIKDALVVDNTGVWRDTDGLGQHLECSGTSKVLLTAPGKGEIKNIVFGVNHQDIEVTDSIISAASCTTNAITPVLKAMNDKYGITSGHIETVHSYTNDQNLIDNFHSGERRGRSASLNMVLTSTGAAKAVSKALPELANKLTGNAIRVPTPNVSMAVANLNLENAAEKEELNHYLQQMAFNSALSPQIDYTQSTEIVSTDIVGSRYPGVIDGAATIAQDNRCVLYIWYDNEFGYSCQVVHCMEHMMGVRFKTYPSLG
- the moaD gene encoding molybdopterin synthase sulfur carrier subunit, which codes for MIKVLFFAQTREQIGVDSVMVDVDNITADDLREHLCAKGNEWAQALQTGKLLVAINQDMVSMVSMVKTGDEVAFFPPVTGG
- the moaE gene encoding molybdopterin synthase catalytic subunit MoaE; the protein is MSQIEMVSVQYDDFDIGLEYQRLSEGTQAGAVVTFVGKVRDMNLGDSVTGLSLEHYPGMTERSLVSICEQAKQRWPLLNIRVIHRVGDLNLGDQIVYVGVSSSHRNAAFEACEFVMDYLKTQAPFWKKERTVDDVRWVESRDSDATAAERWQS